The following are encoded together in the Diabrotica undecimpunctata isolate CICGRU chromosome 7, icDiaUnde3, whole genome shotgun sequence genome:
- the LOC140446121 gene encoding uncharacterized protein, with protein sequence MNQANFLKWFEYQLLQNLENPSLIVLDNAPYHSMLLHKTPNTGWSKSAIEEWLTEQNIPYSHMMFKTELLRIVSQNKPQTKYIVDDMAERYGHKVLRLPPYHCIFNPIELIWGIAKNYYNRHIGRDGNSANNCLNMWHEAFSMITPDMWKNSINHTETEIFKWYERERIFDRQEISPIVINVNSGESDTNVKSDSENV encoded by the exons ATGAACCAGGCAAATTTCTTGAAATGGTTTGAATATCAGTTACTGCAAAACTTAGAGAATCCTTCTCTAATTGTActtgataatgcaccttatcacagtATGTTATTGCATAAAACTCCGAATACAGGATGGTCAAAAAGTGCTATTGAGGAGTGGTTGACAGAACAAAACATTCCTTATTCCCATATGATGTTCAAAACAGAACTGTTGCGCATCGTTTCTCa aaataaaccaCAAACCAAGTATATAGTGGACGATATGGCAGAACGGTATGGACACAAAGTTTTACGTCTTCCTCCTTACCATTGTATCTTTAaccctattgaattaatttggggcatagcaaaaaattattacaataggCACATTGGTAGAGATGGTAACAGCGCTAACAACTGCCTAAACATGTGGCATGAGGCATTTTCCATGATTACTCCTGATATGTGGAAAAACTCTATCAATCACACTGaaacagaaatatttaaatggtatgaGAGAGAAAGAATATTTGATCGTCAAGAAATTAGTCCAATAGTAATAAATGTTAATAGTGGAGAGAGTGACACTAATGTGAAATCAGATTCAGAAAATGTTTAG